Proteins co-encoded in one Fusarium musae strain F31 chromosome 3, whole genome shotgun sequence genomic window:
- a CDS encoding hypothetical protein (EggNog:ENOG41): protein MGVRRLLDWFKASHDGHIDLNRDIPPLDVLLVWHAFLQDPVAWGDFIEDSQLLFSRWNPDELLKALDGNRHGSFEPSPECMDRINRVYHEAETCSLMSMSVDYVFSVSPNEMTQEVIRLFSQKRLNHIAMTPRGQQRFFYDFHKAVQRQLDLAEQDVKFSWHRIYVSREDNERVLRPAIQRYRRFFTLETFREEIGYWRFEYPDHIRFTDFDIHLVWRTHKLAPQKYERFCVNYFGGLVYMIPDPPDNQEVRVSHRNSKYQIYEHLFGEEYALCLCWPCVKGRMDSPAGWRSFRRLARPVVKTQLAAEMDRRRAAAVSIPLDFAERQCRKCGSHPRRHCRKEDMIEASATKPITHGRSLYDRVPTPRTSVTSPYTPSRNDPFAVPFRDLGMFPFRSEILDQTPSQSPSPSAASVSVTLEPTQRNRNMDLRTCSRSHNSTPDLTVASTQSGDSDIEIGPSYYTLTRTLSMYQISADASELTPRADNRNADATTDDPRYVSNVPTSNGPEPGAWLAG from the exons ATGGGCGTTCGCCGACTCCTAGATTGGTTCAAGGCGTCGCATGATGGCCACATTGACCTGAACAGAGACATTCCTCCCCTGGATGTTCTTCTCGTATGGCATGCGTTCTTGCAAGACCCAGTTGCATGGGGTGATTTTATTGAGGATTCTCAACTATTGTTTTCTCGGTGGAACCCTGACGAATTG TTAAAAGCTCTTGACGGCAATAGGCATGGATCGTTCGAACCTTCGCCGGAGTGCATGGACAGGATCAACCGTGTGTACCATGAGGCAGAAACCTGCAGCCTCATGAGCATGTCTGTTGATTATGTCTTCTCCGTCAGCCCCAATGAAATGACTCAAGAAGTGATCCGACTTTTCTCTCAGAAGCGGCTGAACCATATCGCTATGACACCAAGAGGTCAACAGAGATTCTTTTACGACTTCCATAAAGCCGTCCAGCGTCAACTTGACCTCGCAGAACAAGATGTCAAGTTCTCTTGGCATCGCATATACGTGTCCCGTGAGGACAATGAGCGGGTGTTGAGGCCCGCCATCCAGCGCTACCGGAGGTTCTTCACTCTGGAGACGTTCAGAGAAGAGATCGGATACTGGCGGTTCGAATATCCAGATCATATTCGGTTTACCGATTTTGACATCCATCTCGTCTGGAGAACACACAAGCTCGCGCCCCAGAAATATGAACGGTTTTGTGTCAATTACTTTGGTGGCCTTGTATACATGATCCCAGACCCCCCTGATAACCAAGAGGTGAGGGTCTCCCACCGGAATAGTAAATATCAGATCTATGAGCACTTATTTGGCGAGGAGTATGCCTTGTGTCTCTGTTGGCCATGCGTCAAGGGAAGAATGGACAGTCCTGCAGGCTGGCGCTCTTTCAGGCGCCTCGCTAGGCCAGTGGTGAAGACACAGTTGGCGGCGGAGATGGACCGTCGCCGCGCCGCAGCTGTGAGCATTCCTCTGGACTTTGCTGAGAGGCAATGTCGCAAATGTGGCTCCCACCCCCGGAGACATTGTCGAAAGGAGGACATGATTGAAGCCTCAGCAACAAAGCCTATAACTCATGGACGCTCATTGTACGATCGCGTTCCGACGCCTAGAACATCAGTCACCTCTCCCTACACCCCAAGTCGGAACGATCCCTTTGCTGTTCCGTTCAGAGACCTAGGAATGTTTCCGTTTCGTTCTGAGATTCTGGACCAAACCCCTTCGCAGTCTCCTTCGCCTTCAGCAGCATCAGTTTCGGTGACTCTAGAGCCCACAcagagaaacagaaacatgGACCTGCGAACCTGTAGTCGAAGTCATAATTCTACCCCTGATCTCACCGTCGCATCTACGCAGTCAGGCGACAGCGATATCGAAATCGGTCCCAGTTACTATACCCTGACAAGGACCCTGAGCATGTACCAGATTTCTGCAGACGCGAGTGAACTCACTCCACGCGCCGACAACAGGAATGCCGATGCAACAACCGATGATCCACGATATGTATCTAATGTTCCAACATCAAATGGCCCAGAGCCCGGGGCGTGGTTAGCTGGTTAA